From the genome of Thauera chlorobenzoica:
GGGAGCCGGATCGATGACGCTGACCGACAAATTACCCCTCTACGCCCGCCTGATGCGGATCGACAAGCCGATCGGCACCCTGCTGCTGCTGTGGCCGACGCTGTGGGCGCTGTGGTTCGCCGCCGACGGCTGGCCGCCGCTGCATATCCTGGTGATCTTCGTCGTCGGCACTTTCCTGATGCGCTCGGCCGGCTGCGTGGCCAATGACTACGCCGACCGCGGCTTCGACGGCCACGTCGAGCGCACCAAGAGCCGCCCGCTCGCCACCGGCGCGGTGAGCGTGAAGGAAGCCTTGCTGCTGGCGAGCGCGCTCGCGGCGATTGCCTTCGTCCTGATCCTGCCGCTCAACCCGCTCGTACGCTGGCTGTCGCTGCCGGCGCTGTTCCTCGCCGTGAGCTACCCGTTCACCAAGCGCTTCTTCGCCATCCCCCAGGCCTATCTCGGCATCGCCTTCGGCTTCGGCATTCCGATGGGGTTCGCCGCGGTGCTCGGCGAGGTGCCGCCGCTGGCCTGGCTGATGCTGCTCGCCAACATCCTGTGGGCGATCGCCTACGACACCGAGTACGCGATGGTCGACCGCCCCGACGACATCCGCATCGGCATCAAGACTTCGGCGATCACCTTCGGCCGCTTCGACGTCGCCGCGGTGATGGGCTGCTACGCGGCGGCCTTCGCCCTGCTCGCCCTGGCCGGCGCGCTCGCCGGCAGCGGGCTGCCCTTCTATCTCGGCCTGCTCGCCGCCTGCGGCCTCGCGCTGTACCACTACACCCTGATCCGCGGCCGCGAGCGCGCCCCCTGCTTCAAGGCCTTCCTGCACAACAACTGGGTCGGCGGGGCGATCTTCGCCGGCATCTTCATCGACGACCTGCTGCGCCGGCTGCATTGAGCCGGTGCTGCTGCGCAGCCAGCAAGGCCCCGGCGGGGAGAGTGGCATCGCGCCCGAAGCACTCCGGCCCCCCCTGCGGCGGCCCCCGCACCCCGGCGAAACCCTGCGCGAGGATGTTTTGCCGGCGTTGGAATTGACGGTCACCCAGGCGGCACAAGAACTCCTTGAGTGTCTGGAAGGACTTGCGCGACACAATTAAGTGTCGCGATAATGGTTTTGCGACACATTATCCTGTTTAGTGTCGCAATTTAGGCGATGCGCGACAGGAAGAACCGTGGCCAGAATGATCCCGACAGAGACCTACGAGGCGGTTCTTGAAGCCATCGCTCGCTTTCCCGACGGTGCCAGCATCGAGCAGATTGAAGAAAACCTGTCTGCGCCGCCGAGCCGTCGAACGCTGCAGCGCTGGCTCAACAGCCTGATTGCTCAGGAGCGAATGCGTCGTGAAGGCCAAGGGCGCGCGGTCAAATATCTGCGTGGCAAGGTGGTCAGGGGACAGGGAAATGTCGCCCTGACGATAACTGCAACCGCTCACGCAGGAATCCTGATTCCCCTGTCACCTGAAGCGAAAGCGGTCGAGAAACAGGTCCGGCAACCCTTGGAGCAGCGCACGCCCGTTGGCTACAACCGCGCATTTCTGGATGACTACCGACCCAACGAAACCTACTACCTCAGCGAAGTGGTTCGAGACGAACTGCTATCAAAGGGTCAAGCCGTCAGCAGCAATGAACCTGCGGGAACCTATGCACGGCAACTGGCCAATCGTCTGCTGATCGACCTCTCCTGGAACTCCAGTCGACTGGAGGGCAACACCTATTCCCTGCTGGAAACCGAACGATTGATTTCGGCTGGCGAGGCTGCATCAGGTAAGGATGCACTCGAAGCACAGATGATTCTGAATCACAGGGAGGCCATCGAGTTCTTGATCGACTCGGCCGGGGAGATTGGCTTCAACCGCTATACCCTGCTCAACCTGCACGCCTTGCTGTCCGACAACCTGCTGGACGATCCCACCGCCAGTGGCCGCTTGCGCACGATTGCCGTTGGCATTGGCCGGACCACATTCCTGCCGCTGGAAGGGCCACAACGGATCGAGGAGTGTTTTGACCAGGTGCTGGATACGGCCGCTGCCATACGAGACCCCTTCGAACAGGCGTTTTTTGCCATGGTGCATTTGCCGTATTTGCAGCCCTTTGAGGATGTCAACAAGCGGGTTTCCCGCCTGGCTGCCAATATTTCGCTGATTCGGCGCAACCTCTGCCCGCTGTCCTTCGTCGATGTCTCGCAGACAACTTACATCAGCGCCATGTTGGGTATCTATGAACTCAATCGCATCGAGCTGTTGCGCGACGTCTTTGTATGGGCATACAAACGATCCTGTGCGCGCTATTCTGCTGTGCGCCAGTCGCTGGGCGACCCTGATCCCTTCCGTTTGCAGCACAGGCAGCACATCACCCAAGTGGTCGCCACCGTGGTTCGTGAAAAACTGAGCAAGCCACAGGCAATCAGCCATATCCACCACTTTGCGCAGGAGCGGATCGAGGCACCGGATCGCGAACGATTCATTGAAGTGGTCGAGACCCAACTGCTCAGTCTTCACGAAGGCAACATTGCCCGATATCGCCTAAGGCCCAGTGAATTTCATGCTTGGCGCGAGCTCTGGAAATAAATCCGGTCGTCATCTGCGCAACCCTTCGCCGCGTGGCCGGTCAACGAGGAGCGGGCAGGTGCCCGCACCCCAGGAGAGCCACAATGAAAATCCGCTATCCGCTGCTGGCCGCGCTGGCCGTCCTGTCTTCCTCGGCGGCGTTTGCCTTCCACTGCCCGGCCGACATGAAGAAGATCGACGAGGCGCTGTCGATGAAGCCGGCGCTCAGCGCCGAACAGCTCGCCGAAGTGCAGAAGCTGCGCGCCGAGGGTGAAATGCTCCACCAGGCCGGCAAGCACCAGGAGTCCGTCGATACGCTGGCCAAGGCGATGAAGATGCTCGGCCTCTGAGCGCATCGCGCCCCCGCCCGTGTCGCCGCCTGCTGTGCGCGGAGGGCGGGGTGCTGCCCGAAAGGCATCTGCGCAATCTTCGCGGTGACTTTTCCGACCACTTTTCCGGCGATTTCTCCCGCAATTTTTTCCGTACCTCCGGGCGGCGCGCGCATGCGCTCCCGGGCGGCGATCCGGCTTATCATTCAGCCCGCACCCAACCCGGACAGTTCTCCCATGCATTTCATGAGCGCCCTTCGCGCCGCGTGGCAGCAGCGCGACAGCCTGCTGTGCGTCGGCCTCGACCCCGATCCGGCCCGCTTCCCCGCCCACCTCGAGGGGCGCGCGGACGCCGTCTTCGAGTTCTGCAAGGCCATCGTCGATGCCACCGCCGACCTCGTCTGCTGCTTCAAGCCGCAGATCGCCTACTTTGCCGCGCAGCGCGCCGAGGACCAGCTCGAAGCCCTGATCGCCCACATCCACGAGCGCCATCCGGCCACCCCGGTGGTGCTCGACGCCAAGCGTGGCGACATCGGCAGCACCGCCGGGCAGTACGCGGTGGAGGCGTTCGAGCGCTACCGGGCGGACGCGATCACGGTCAATCCGTACATGGGGCGCGACTCGGTCGAGCCCTACCTGGCGTACTCCGACAAGGGCGTGATCCTGCTCTGCCGCACCTCCAACGCGGGCGGCTCCGACCTGCAGTTCCTCGAGGTCGGCAGGCCCGGCGGCGGGGTGGAAAAACTCTACGAGCGCGTCGCCCGCCTGGTCGCCGAGGAGTGGAACGCCAGCGGCAACTGCGGACTGGTGGTTGGCGCCACCTTCCCCGACGAGATCGCCCGCGTGCGCGCGCTCACCGGCGAGATGCCGCTGTTGGTGCCGGGCATCGGCGCCCAGGGCGGCGACATCGCCGCGACCGTGGCTGCCGGGCGCAGTGCCGACGGCAGCGGGCTGATGATCAACTCCTCGCGTGCGATCCTGTACGCCGGCGCGGACGAGGACTTCGCCGCCGCCGCCCGCCGCGTCGCGCTCGCCACCCGCGACGCGATCAACGCCCACCGCTGAGCCCGCGCCGGTGCGCGGCGGGCCGGTCCGCCTCGGTCGCGGTCCGCCCGCGCACTTTCTCACCCCTTCCGTCCCTCTTTCGCCTCGCCCGAGACCCCGCATGAAATACGACGATCTGCGCGACTTCCTCACCCAGCTCGAAGCCCGCGGCGAACTCAAGCGCATCAGCGCGCCGGTCGACACCCACCTCGAGATGACCGAGATCGCCGACCGCGTGCTGCGCGCTGGCGGCCCGGCGCTGCTGTTCGAGCAGCCGCTGACGCAGGGCGTGGCGCAGGCCATCCCCGTGCTCGCCAACCTGTTCGGCACGCCGCAGCGGGTGGCGATGGGGATGGGCGAGGACGTTGCCGACGGCGACTGGCGCACGCCGCTGCGCGAAGTCGGCAAGCTGCTGTCCTTCCTCAAGGAGCCCGAGCCACCGAAGGGGCTGAAGGACGCCTGGGAGAAGTGGCCGGTGCTGAAACAGGTGCTCAACATGACGCCGTCGGTGCTGCGCTCCGCGCCCTGCCAGCAGCTGGTGTGGGAGGGCGATCAGGTCGATCTGGCGAGGCTGCCGATCCAGCACTGCTGGCCGGGCGATGCCGCACCGCTGATCACCTGGGGCCTGGTGGTGACGCGCGGGCCGCACAAGAAGCGCCAGAACCTGGGCATCTACCGCCAGCAGGTGATCGGTCGCAACCGGGTGATCATGCGCTGGCTGGCGCATCGCGGCGGCGCGCTCGACTTCCGCGAACACCAGCTCGCCCACCCCGGTGAGCCCTTCCCGGTGGCGGTGGTGCTCGGTTGCGATCCGGCGACCCTCCTCGGCGCGGTGACGCCGGTGCCGGACACGATCTCCGAATACCAGTTCGCCGGCCTGCTGCGCGGGGCGAAGACCGAGCTGGTGCGCTGCCTCGGCTCCGAGCTGCAGGTGCCGGCCTCGAGCGAAATCGTCCTCGAAGGCGTGATCCACCCCGACGACATCGCGTCCGAAGGCCCCTACGGCGACCATACCGGCTAC
Proteins encoded in this window:
- the pyrF gene encoding orotidine-5'-phosphate decarboxylase — encoded protein: MHFMSALRAAWQQRDSLLCVGLDPDPARFPAHLEGRADAVFEFCKAIVDATADLVCCFKPQIAYFAAQRAEDQLEALIAHIHERHPATPVVLDAKRGDIGSTAGQYAVEAFERYRADAITVNPYMGRDSVEPYLAYSDKGVILLCRTSNAGGSDLQFLEVGRPGGGVEKLYERVARLVAEEWNASGNCGLVVGATFPDEIARVRALTGEMPLLVPGIGAQGGDIAATVAAGRSADGSGLMINSSRAILYAGADEDFAAAARRVALATRDAINAHR
- a CDS encoding Fic family protein, with the translated sequence MIPTETYEAVLEAIARFPDGASIEQIEENLSAPPSRRTLQRWLNSLIAQERMRREGQGRAVKYLRGKVVRGQGNVALTITATAHAGILIPLSPEAKAVEKQVRQPLEQRTPVGYNRAFLDDYRPNETYYLSEVVRDELLSKGQAVSSNEPAGTYARQLANRLLIDLSWNSSRLEGNTYSLLETERLISAGEAASGKDALEAQMILNHREAIEFLIDSAGEIGFNRYTLLNLHALLSDNLLDDPTASGRLRTIAVGIGRTTFLPLEGPQRIEECFDQVLDTAAAIRDPFEQAFFAMVHLPYLQPFEDVNKRVSRLAANISLIRRNLCPLSFVDVSQTTYISAMLGIYELNRIELLRDVFVWAYKRSCARYSAVRQSLGDPDPFRLQHRQHITQVVATVVREKLSKPQAISHIHHFAQERIEAPDRERFIEVVETQLLSLHEGNIARYRLRPSEFHAWRELWK
- the ubiD gene encoding 4-hydroxy-3-polyprenylbenzoate decarboxylase, giving the protein MKYDDLRDFLTQLEARGELKRISAPVDTHLEMTEIADRVLRAGGPALLFEQPLTQGVAQAIPVLANLFGTPQRVAMGMGEDVADGDWRTPLREVGKLLSFLKEPEPPKGLKDAWEKWPVLKQVLNMTPSVLRSAPCQQLVWEGDQVDLARLPIQHCWPGDAAPLITWGLVVTRGPHKKRQNLGIYRQQVIGRNRVIMRWLAHRGGALDFREHQLAHPGEPFPVAVVLGCDPATLLGAVTPVPDTISEYQFAGLLRGAKTELVRCLGSELQVPASSEIVLEGVIHPDDIASEGPYGDHTGYYNEVSEFPVFTIERITMRRDPIYHSTYTGKPPDEPAMLGLALNEVFVPLLQKQFPEIVDFYLPPEGCSYRLAVVSIRKQYPGHAKRVMFGIWSFLRQFMYTKFIIVVDDDVDIRDWKEVIWALTTRIDATRDTTLVDHTPIDYLDFASPVAGLGSKMGLDATNKWAGETNREWGRPIVMDEAVRRRVDARWAEFGL
- the ubiA gene encoding 4-hydroxybenzoate octaprenyltransferase; protein product: MTLTDKLPLYARLMRIDKPIGTLLLLWPTLWALWFAADGWPPLHILVIFVVGTFLMRSAGCVANDYADRGFDGHVERTKSRPLATGAVSVKEALLLASALAAIAFVLILPLNPLVRWLSLPALFLAVSYPFTKRFFAIPQAYLGIAFGFGIPMGFAAVLGEVPPLAWLMLLANILWAIAYDTEYAMVDRPDDIRIGIKTSAITFGRFDVAAVMGCYAAAFALLALAGALAGSGLPFYLGLLAACGLALYHYTLIRGRERAPCFKAFLHNNWVGGAIFAGIFIDDLLRRLH